One Pseudomonas tolaasii NCPPB 2192 genomic window carries:
- the msrA gene encoding peptide-methionine (S)-S-oxide reductase MsrA — MTNPTETAILAGGCFWGMQDLLRRYPGVLRTRVGYTGGDVPNATYRNHGNHAEAIEIVFDPAVISYRQILEFFFQIHDPSTPNRQGNDRGPSYRSAIYYLSEQQRDIAEDTAADVDASKLWPGRVVTEIEPAGPFWEAEPEHQDYLERIPNGYTCHFIRPNWKLPKRG; from the coding sequence ATGACCAACCCGACCGAAACCGCCATCCTCGCCGGCGGCTGCTTCTGGGGCATGCAAGACCTGTTGCGCCGCTACCCCGGCGTGCTGCGCACGCGCGTCGGCTATACCGGCGGCGATGTGCCGAATGCCACCTACCGCAACCACGGCAACCACGCCGAAGCGATTGAAATCGTGTTTGACCCGGCCGTGATCAGCTACCGGCAGATTCTCGAATTCTTCTTCCAGATCCACGACCCCAGCACGCCCAACCGCCAGGGCAATGACCGGGGCCCCAGCTACCGCTCGGCGATTTACTACCTGAGCGAACAACAACGCGACATCGCCGAAGACACCGCCGCCGACGTCGACGCCTCGAAGCTGTGGCCGGGCCGGGTGGTCACTGAGATCGAACCGGCGGGCCCGTTCTGGGAAGCGGAGCCCGAGCACCAGGATTACCTGGAGCGCATTCCCAACGGGTACACCTGCCACTTCATCCGGCCGAACTGGAAGCTGCCCAAGCGCGGATGA
- a CDS encoding aldo/keto reductase: protein MKYKQLGNTGLIVSQLCLGTMTFSSGTGIYKHIGAVGQSAADEQVKASLDAGINFFDTADIYSGGESEQILGQSFRNLGLARSDYVLATKVAGRMGPGKNQVGASRGHIMDAVHASLKRLGTDHIDLYQIHATDSLTPLDETLRALDDLVRQGKVRYVGVSNWQAWRLATAQGIAARAGLARFECLQAYYSVAGRDLERELVPLLEAEKMGLLIWSPLAGGLLSGKYSRETPSPEGARRSGFDFPVVDKERGWKVIDVLRPIAQAHGCSPARVALAWLLAKPAVTSVLIGAKRLDQLADNLAAIDLTLTADDMRQLDEVSELPREYPGWMVETQGADRFGETDLWDAATAHTS, encoded by the coding sequence ATGAAATACAAACAACTGGGCAACACCGGCCTCATCGTCTCGCAGCTGTGCCTGGGCACGATGACCTTCAGCAGTGGCACCGGCATCTATAAACATATTGGCGCCGTGGGGCAAAGCGCGGCGGATGAGCAGGTCAAGGCCAGCCTGGACGCGGGGATCAATTTCTTCGACACCGCCGACATTTATTCAGGCGGCGAGAGCGAGCAGATCCTCGGCCAGTCGTTTCGCAACCTGGGCCTGGCCCGCAGCGATTATGTGCTGGCCACCAAGGTCGCCGGGCGCATGGGGCCGGGGAAAAACCAGGTGGGCGCCTCCCGCGGGCACATCATGGACGCGGTGCACGCCAGCCTGAAACGGCTCGGCACTGACCATATCGACCTCTACCAGATTCACGCCACAGACTCGCTCACGCCGCTGGACGAAACCCTGCGCGCCCTCGATGACCTGGTACGGCAGGGCAAGGTGCGTTACGTCGGTGTGTCCAACTGGCAGGCGTGGCGGCTCGCGACCGCGCAGGGCATTGCCGCCCGCGCCGGGCTTGCGCGGTTCGAATGTTTGCAGGCGTATTACTCGGTGGCCGGGCGCGACCTTGAGCGCGAACTGGTGCCGCTGCTGGAGGCCGAGAAAATGGGATTGCTGATCTGGAGCCCACTTGCGGGCGGCCTGCTGTCGGGCAAGTACAGCCGCGAAACCCCATCACCCGAAGGCGCGCGGCGCTCAGGCTTTGATTTCCCGGTGGTGGACAAGGAACGTGGCTGGAAGGTGATCGACGTGCTGCGCCCGATTGCGCAGGCCCATGGCTGCAGCCCGGCCCGCGTCGCACTGGCCTGGTTGCTGGCCAAGCCGGCGGTGACGTCAGTGCTGATCGGCGCCAAACGGCTGGATCAGTTGGCGGACAACCTCGCCGCCATCGACCTGACGCTCACCGCCGATGACATGCGCCAGCTGGATGAGGTCAGCGAGCTGCCGCGCGAATACCCCGGCTGGATGGTCGAAACCCAGGGCGCCGACCGTTTCGGCGAGACGGACCTGTGGGACGCCGCGACGGCCCACACGTCCTGA
- a CDS encoding AraC family transcriptional regulator, which produces MTPLTSFARLISRQTPTDGTFDTPVAGVKLIRWSVPSEPMPVIYEPTVCLVAQGRKRASVGTVSYVYDQARHLIASVAQPVMGSVIEASTAEPYLCLQIDLDIKEIAELVMRHPGGMSAAAPASGLSLNETSPVLLDAATRLVALFETPADVPALAPMVLREIYYRLLTGPGGGTLRHMAHANSRLNQIARAVVWIRQHFRQACRIEQAADVAGMSRSNFHLHFRAVTSLSPLEFRTQLRMQEARRLMLAEGADAASAGFEVGYNSPSQFNRDYARLFGAPPARDVEHLRASRGGSAAGVIEL; this is translated from the coding sequence ATGACCCCACTGACCAGCTTCGCCCGCCTGATTTCACGCCAGACCCCAACCGACGGCACCTTCGACACGCCGGTGGCCGGGGTGAAGCTGATCCGCTGGTCGGTGCCGAGCGAGCCGATGCCGGTGATCTACGAGCCCACCGTGTGCCTGGTCGCCCAGGGCCGAAAGCGCGCGAGCGTGGGCACCGTGTCCTATGTCTATGATCAGGCGCGCCACCTCATCGCCTCCGTCGCCCAGCCGGTTATGGGCTCGGTGATTGAGGCAAGCACGGCCGAGCCCTACCTGTGCCTGCAGATCGACCTGGATATCAAGGAAATCGCCGAACTGGTCATGCGCCATCCCGGCGGCATGAGCGCCGCCGCGCCGGCCTCGGGCCTGTCACTCAACGAAACCTCACCGGTGCTGCTCGACGCTGCCACGCGGCTGGTGGCGCTGTTCGAAACCCCCGCCGACGTACCCGCGCTGGCGCCGATGGTGCTGCGCGAAATCTACTACCGGCTGCTCACCGGCCCCGGCGGCGGCACCCTGCGCCACATGGCGCACGCCAACAGCCGGCTCAACCAGATCGCCCGCGCCGTGGTGTGGATCCGCCAACACTTTCGCCAGGCTTGCCGAATCGAACAGGCCGCCGACGTCGCCGGCATGAGCCGCTCAAACTTCCACCTGCACTTTCGCGCCGTCACCTCGCTCAGCCCGCTCGAATTCCGCACCCAACTGCGCATGCAAGAAGCCCGCAGGCTGATGCTCGCCGAAGGCGCCGACGCCGCCAGCGCAGGCTTCGAAGTCGGCTACAACAGCCCCTCTCAATTCAACCGCGACTACGCCCGACTGTTCGGCGCGCCCCCGGCCCGGGACGTGGAACACCTGCGCGCAAGCAGAGGCGGCAGCGCGGCTGGCGTCATCGAGTTGTGA
- a CDS encoding GNAT family N-acetyltransferase, which translates to MIRHAQPTDANAIAHVHVSSWQAAYRDLMPAQYLDSLGTTLAKREAHWAHAIEAGEPCVFVAEVNGQVVGWIAVGASRDEDVEGRKVGEVMAIYVLAAYWQTGVGLALWQAGVAWLAGQGFEALTLWVLSGNARAIRFYRGVGCGEDVGSERGLERGGVGLVEVRYRLALIQSSQAT; encoded by the coding sequence ATGATTCGCCACGCCCAACCCACCGACGCCAACGCCATCGCCCATGTACACGTCAGCAGTTGGCAGGCGGCTTACCGCGACCTGATGCCTGCCCAATACCTGGATTCGCTGGGCACTACCCTGGCCAAACGCGAAGCGCACTGGGCTCACGCGATTGAAGCGGGGGAGCCGTGCGTATTCGTTGCTGAGGTGAACGGGCAAGTGGTGGGGTGGATCGCCGTGGGGGCCAGCCGGGATGAGGATGTTGAGGGGCGCAAGGTGGGAGAGGTCATGGCCATTTATGTGCTGGCGGCCTATTGGCAAACGGGAGTGGGGTTGGCGTTGTGGCAGGCGGGTGTGGCGTGGTTGGCGGGGCAGGGGTTTGAGGCGTTGACGCTGTGGGTGTTGAGCGGGAATGCCCGGGCTATTCGGTTTTACCGTGGGGTGGGGTGTGGGGAGGATGTGGGGAGTGAGCGGGGGTTGGAGAGGGGGGGAGTGGGGTTGGTGGAGGTGAGGTATCGGTTGGCCCTTATTCAATCAAGTCAGGCGACGTGA
- a CDS encoding DHH family phosphoesterase: MRVVTSGSAYLDIDAYACCIAYAELLNHQGVEARAVSSAPLNASISRTVLGWQSSLDDYLPRAGDEFVLVDVSDYHHFDPLVVLEQVVEVIDHHPGFENYWAQRLGSTSDILPIGAAATLIFQRWEAAERLPLISEKSAALLATAILDNTLNFTGQLTTQSDIRAYEALAWRAKLETDWPERYFAECQATIESDLIGALAVDLKRLKADSNLPQVFAQMAVWDASALMRTHRSTIAHWLATQGGDWLLNVISIRECKSYFLAESLVSQQKLSRLLSIEWQAGMAVLERPLLRKELLKLGLERFATTETT, from the coding sequence ATGAGGGTGGTGACCTCCGGTTCGGCGTACCTGGACATCGACGCGTATGCCTGTTGCATTGCGTACGCCGAGCTGTTGAATCACCAAGGCGTTGAAGCTCGGGCCGTCAGTAGCGCCCCGCTCAATGCCAGCATTTCCAGGACCGTGCTCGGATGGCAATCTTCTCTGGACGATTATCTGCCGAGAGCGGGTGATGAGTTTGTGTTGGTGGATGTCTCCGACTACCACCATTTCGACCCGCTGGTGGTGCTTGAACAGGTGGTGGAAGTCATCGACCATCATCCTGGCTTTGAAAATTATTGGGCGCAGAGGCTCGGATCTACGTCAGATATCCTGCCGATCGGCGCAGCGGCGACCCTGATTTTTCAGCGTTGGGAAGCGGCAGAGCGGTTGCCGCTGATCAGCGAAAAAAGTGCTGCGTTGCTGGCCACGGCAATTCTGGACAATACCCTGAATTTCACCGGGCAGTTGACCACTCAATCGGATATCCGGGCTTATGAAGCCCTCGCATGGCGGGCGAAACTGGAAACGGACTGGCCCGAGCGGTATTTCGCCGAGTGTCAAGCCACTATCGAGTCAGACCTGATTGGTGCGTTGGCGGTTGATTTGAAGCGGCTGAAAGCCGACAGCAATCTGCCGCAGGTTTTCGCGCAGATGGCGGTGTGGGATGCCAGTGCGCTCATGCGAACACATCGCTCAACGATCGCTCACTGGCTGGCGACGCAGGGTGGAGACTGGCTGTTGAACGTCATCAGCATTCGCGAGTGCAAAAGCTACTTTTTGGCCGAATCCTTGGTCAGCCAACAAAAGTTAAGCCGTTTGCTGTCGATCGAATGGCAGGCGGGAATGGCTGTGCTTGAGCGCCCGCTGCTACGTAAGGAATTGTTGAAGTTGGGATTGGAGCGCTTCGCGACAACCGAAACAACGTAG
- a CDS encoding cysteine desulfurase family protein, whose protein sequence is MDIAVDAIYADICGSAPVSKGVSNMLQALFSNRQCANPNANHALGVQLLERVERARGNIASLLKVDADCLIFNSGSSEGCAQVFHGFFERYKHEQPLVLYSAIEHSCTLQNINRYGLEGLQAMAIGHKMNGLLDTEQLAQLLQAHTGRPILVCVMAVHNETGVIQPIEEIARQVKARGGLLFSDMTQAIGKIPVDLHASGVDFAIASGHKFGALPGAGFLYARSRYGLSPLIAGGGQEGGLRGGTQNYPGILSIETALQEKQHTYGTGEVAVQQSRETFELALQAMLGEVVVIGQQAPRVPCVSFVALPGVNTKKLQWALNMQSIYITGGSACSDKKLSLSNTVTQLGYSDRIAGATVRISIDENQCQFAYKRILEGISQALKLSRTGSAARTGNHEL, encoded by the coding sequence ATGGATATTGCTGTGGATGCAATTTATGCCGACATCTGTGGTTCGGCACCTGTTTCAAAGGGTGTCAGCAACATGCTTCAGGCGCTATTTTCGAACCGCCAATGCGCCAACCCCAATGCCAATCACGCCCTCGGCGTTCAGTTGCTCGAACGCGTCGAACGGGCGCGCGGCAACATCGCCAGCCTGTTGAAAGTGGACGCCGATTGCCTGATTTTCAACAGCGGATCCAGTGAGGGCTGTGCCCAGGTGTTTCATGGTTTTTTCGAACGCTACAAACATGAGCAACCCTTGGTGTTGTACTCAGCGATCGAACACTCCTGCACCCTGCAGAACATAAACCGCTACGGTCTGGAAGGCCTGCAAGCCATGGCGATCGGGCACAAAATGAACGGACTGCTCGACACCGAACAATTGGCGCAGTTGCTCCAGGCCCATACCGGTCGCCCGATATTGGTTTGCGTTATGGCAGTGCACAACGAAACGGGCGTAATTCAACCGATCGAAGAAATCGCCCGACAAGTGAAGGCTCGGGGTGGGTTGCTGTTTTCGGACATGACCCAGGCCATCGGCAAAATCCCTGTGGATCTGCATGCATCCGGCGTCGATTTCGCCATTGCGTCAGGACACAAGTTCGGAGCATTGCCCGGCGCCGGCTTCCTGTACGCAAGAAGTCGCTACGGGTTGTCGCCATTGATTGCTGGCGGCGGTCAGGAAGGTGGATTGCGCGGCGGTACTCAGAATTATCCGGGCATTCTTTCGATTGAAACCGCGCTGCAGGAGAAACAGCACACATACGGCACCGGTGAAGTCGCAGTACAACAGAGCCGGGAAACGTTTGAACTTGCGCTGCAAGCGATGCTGGGTGAAGTGGTCGTGATCGGTCAGCAAGCACCGCGTGTACCGTGTGTGAGTTTTGTTGCATTGCCAGGGGTTAATACAAAAAAACTGCAGTGGGCCTTGAACATGCAGTCGATCTACATAACCGGGGGGTCGGCATGCTCGGACAAGAAACTGAGCCTGTCCAACACGGTTACACAACTGGGATATTCCGACCGGATCGCCGGGGCCACGGTGCGTATTTCCATCGACGAAAATCAGTGTCAATTCGCGTATAAGCGGATTCTGGAAGGTATCTCCCAAGCGCTGAAGCTGTCCAGGACGGGCTCGGCAGCTCGCACTGGGAACCACGAGTTATGA
- a CDS encoding sulfite exporter TauE/SafE family protein, which produces MVAVTIYPVMVGVGVMAGFMSGLFGIGGGIIVTPLLVLIYPILSGQKLPIEVVTGLSSAQGFFSSLVSFALHRIKFQPDWRVIRSFAIPMAVANFFASLHAEAFSEDFILFVFGLLGLMSLLVTYLFHKPVALFCDHPSLSLPLIGLVLGVLCGLVGQGGGFIYLPVLISLFGLQIKQAISTSALIGIIGASGALFGRVGSSMDFLGYTGELVLGIVVGGFLGAMLSHRLDPRHLKQALNAFILLCSIQLMLRLLI; this is translated from the coding sequence ATGGTAGCCGTGACAATCTACCCGGTTATGGTCGGTGTGGGCGTGATGGCTGGCTTCATGTCAGGGTTGTTCGGTATCGGTGGGGGCATCATCGTGACGCCTCTGCTGGTGCTCATTTACCCGATATTGTCCGGTCAGAAACTGCCGATTGAAGTCGTGACAGGACTGTCTTCCGCACAGGGTTTCTTTTCGTCCCTCGTGTCGTTCGCGCTGCACCGCATCAAGTTCCAGCCGGATTGGAGAGTGATCAGAAGCTTTGCCATACCAATGGCTGTCGCCAACTTTTTTGCCTCGCTTCATGCTGAGGCATTCAGCGAAGACTTCATCCTGTTTGTGTTCGGACTGCTGGGGTTGATGTCACTGCTGGTGACGTACCTGTTCCATAAACCGGTGGCCCTGTTCTGCGACCATCCATCGCTGTCGTTACCACTGATAGGGCTGGTGCTTGGCGTATTGTGCGGGTTGGTCGGGCAAGGGGGCGGGTTCATCTACCTGCCTGTACTGATCAGCTTGTTTGGCCTGCAGATAAAGCAAGCCATTTCGACCTCGGCGCTGATCGGTATTATCGGAGCCAGTGGGGCGTTATTCGGCAGAGTCGGTTCATCCATGGACTTCCTCGGCTACACCGGTGAATTGGTACTGGGGATAGTGGTGGGTGGCTTCCTCGGCGCCATGCTTTCTCATCGGCTGGACCCGCGGCATCTGAAACAGGCGCTGAATGCTTTCATTTTGCTGTGCTCAATCCAGCTCATGCTGCGCTTGCTTATTTGA
- the selD gene encoding selenide, water dikinase SelD, whose protein sequence is MSTFCQIMDQSESGGCGCKIPSSVLTNILSQTAAANTVSDDKVVMGFESSDDCAVYDAGEKYLLFTTDFFSPIVNDPFVFGQLAASNAVSDIFASGGSPLIANSIMAFDPELVSVEQVTQMILGAQSVMNKFNVSIVGGHTIKNSQPLYGFSIIGEVEKHRLKKNNTARVGDLLVMTRPIGVGILANALKTGVIEQEDIAASTLARITGDNAFGRTLSETPEVSSLTDITGFGLIGHISELVGLGQLDVDLNTGSLVFYDGTESLAVAVTSADSGIFSNIKKYAQNVEYLADLPLAKKFLLHDPQTNGGLLFTVSAEGFEQNRQRWQALCPDLIIIGRMTEGTGKIKVY, encoded by the coding sequence ATGTCGACGTTTTGTCAGATTATGGATCAATCTGAGAGTGGTGGGTGCGGGTGCAAGATTCCATCCAGTGTTTTAACGAACATTCTGTCGCAAACTGCAGCAGCCAATACGGTCTCGGATGACAAGGTGGTAATGGGTTTTGAGTCTTCTGACGATTGCGCCGTCTATGATGCAGGTGAAAAATATCTTTTATTCACCACCGATTTTTTCTCCCCGATAGTCAACGATCCTTTTGTCTTTGGCCAATTGGCAGCCAGCAATGCTGTAAGCGATATCTTTGCTTCAGGCGGGAGCCCGCTTATCGCCAACTCGATCATGGCGTTCGACCCGGAATTGGTTTCAGTCGAGCAAGTAACGCAGATGATCCTCGGCGCCCAGTCAGTGATGAACAAGTTCAATGTCAGCATCGTCGGTGGCCATACGATCAAGAACAGTCAGCCCTTGTACGGTTTCTCGATCATTGGTGAGGTGGAAAAACACCGTTTAAAGAAAAATAACACGGCCAGGGTCGGTGACTTGCTGGTTATGACGCGTCCGATCGGTGTCGGCATCCTCGCCAATGCCCTGAAGACCGGAGTGATTGAACAAGAAGATATTGCTGCGTCGACCCTTGCACGGATTACCGGCGACAACGCGTTCGGCCGTACGCTGAGCGAAACCCCTGAGGTCAGCAGTTTGACTGATATCACTGGGTTTGGATTGATCGGCCATATCAGTGAGTTGGTCGGGCTTGGGCAACTGGATGTTGACCTGAATACGGGCAGCCTGGTTTTTTATGACGGCACGGAGTCATTGGCGGTGGCGGTGACGTCGGCTGACAGCGGTATTTTTTCTAACATTAAAAAGTACGCGCAGAACGTGGAGTACCTGGCTGATCTTCCATTAGCTAAAAAGTTTCTGTTGCATGATCCGCAAACGAATGGCGGCTTGCTATTCACTGTGAGTGCCGAAGGATTTGAACAGAATCGTCAGAGGTGGCAGGCGCTTTGCCCTGACCTGATTATTATTGGTCGGATGACGGAAGGGACCGGCAAGATCAAGGTTTACTGA
- a CDS encoding IS1182 family transposase, with protein sequence MKRFIQGEHRGQGTLLPASLDDYVSDTNPVRVVDAFVDELDLVNLGFEGAIPADTGRPAYHPAILLKIYIYGYLNRIQSSRRLEREAQRNVELMWLTGRLMPDFKTIANFRKDNSKAIRGVCRQFVVLCHQLGLFGEHLVAIDGSKFKAVNNRDRNFTSAKLKRRMEEIESSINRYLTALDAADRQEPTATEPSAVRLKKKIAKLKIQMKELQAIEIQLNDSPDKQVSLTDPDSRSMMTRGTGIVGYNVQTAVDTQHHLIVAHEVTNVGSDRDQLSSMAMQAREAMASDALSVVADRGYFKSEQILACHDAGITAYVPKPITSGAKADGRFNNDAFIYDSAKNEYICPAGEALIWHYSYVEKGLKLHRYWSSKCQGCALKLQCTPSTERRVRRWEHEAILEEIQLRLSKAPEMMRVRKRTVEHPFGTLKQWMGATHFLSRKLAGVSAEMSLNVLAYNLKRVMKIIGANGLMKALSP encoded by the coding sequence ATGAAGCGCTTTATTCAAGGTGAACATCGAGGCCAAGGCACCTTACTTCCGGCTAGCCTCGACGACTACGTCAGCGATACCAATCCGGTGCGCGTAGTCGACGCCTTCGTCGACGAACTAGACTTGGTCAATCTGGGTTTTGAAGGTGCGATCCCAGCCGATACTGGCCGGCCTGCTTACCACCCTGCAATCCTGCTGAAGATCTACATCTACGGCTATCTCAACCGCATCCAGTCGAGTCGACGTTTGGAGCGAGAAGCCCAACGCAACGTCGAACTGATGTGGTTGACCGGGCGTTTGATGCCGGACTTCAAGACCATCGCCAACTTCCGAAAAGACAACAGTAAAGCCATCCGAGGCGTCTGCCGCCAGTTCGTCGTGTTGTGTCACCAGTTGGGACTGTTCGGAGAGCATCTGGTCGCCATCGATGGCAGCAAATTTAAAGCCGTCAACAACCGCGACCGCAATTTCACCAGCGCCAAACTGAAGCGGCGAATGGAAGAAATTGAATCGAGCATCAACCGTTACCTGACGGCACTCGATGCTGCTGATCGGCAAGAACCAACAGCTACCGAGCCCAGCGCCGTGCGACTGAAAAAGAAAATCGCCAAGCTCAAAATTCAAATGAAAGAGCTTCAGGCGATCGAGATTCAGCTCAATGATTCACCGGATAAGCAGGTCTCACTGACCGATCCAGACAGCCGATCCATGATGACGCGCGGCACGGGAATTGTTGGCTATAACGTGCAGACAGCGGTCGATACGCAGCACCATTTGATCGTTGCGCACGAGGTGACCAACGTTGGTTCCGACCGCGATCAACTCAGCTCGATGGCTATGCAAGCCCGCGAGGCGATGGCGTCAGATGCGTTGTCGGTAGTGGCTGACCGAGGTTACTTCAAAAGCGAGCAAATCCTGGCTTGTCACGATGCAGGCATCACCGCCTATGTACCCAAGCCGATAACCTCTGGAGCCAAGGCTGACGGGCGTTTCAATAACGATGCCTTCATCTATGACTCGGCAAAGAACGAATACATTTGCCCGGCTGGAGAGGCGCTGATCTGGCACTATTCCTACGTTGAAAAAGGCCTGAAGCTGCATCGTTACTGGAGTTCGAAATGCCAGGGCTGCGCGTTGAAATTGCAGTGCACACCGAGCACGGAACGACGAGTTCGACGCTGGGAGCATGAAGCCATATTGGAGGAGATACAGCTTCGGCTGAGCAAAGCACCGGAGATGATGCGAGTCCGAAAACGGACTGTTGAGCATCCCTTCGGGACGCTCAAACAATGGATGGGTGCGACGCACTTCCTGAGCCGAAAGCTGGCCGGGGTGAGCGCGGAGATGAGTTTGAATGTGCTCGCCTACAACTTGAAACGGGTCATGAAAATCATTGGTGCTAACGGTTTAATGAAGGCGCTGTCGCCATAA
- a CDS encoding DUF6124 family protein: MHKVTPNPPPPSSLFSVAADASNETLITNSYETFSSVTALLLDLSEDLTGKQRDVALAIHQLSELGVLLMDRLMEREAAVVGS, encoded by the coding sequence ATGCATAAAGTCACGCCCAACCCGCCTCCACCATCCAGCCTGTTCAGCGTCGCCGCCGACGCCAGCAACGAAACCCTGATCACCAACAGCTACGAAACCTTTTCTTCTGTCACTGCCTTGTTGCTCGACCTGTCGGAGGACCTGACCGGCAAGCAACGCGATGTCGCCCTTGCGATTCACCAATTGAGTGAGTTGGGGGTTTTGTTGATGGACAGGTTGATGGAGCGGGAAGCTGCTGTGGTGGGGAGTTAA